The Fontisubflavum oceani genomic interval CCGCCATGCGATGCTTCTCCAAAATCAGAGGTTTCAAGCCGTCACCGAGCGGATCGAGGCCGAAGATTTGCTCCAGTCCCTTTTTGAAGAGCATCGTCCGGATGCGGTCATCCACCTGGCCGCGCAGGCCGGGGTGCGCTATTCCATCGACAATCCGGAAAGCTATGTGCAAGCCAATCTGATCGGGACATTCCGATTGCTGGAAGCTGCCCGCGCCTACCCGCCTGCCCATATGCTGCTGGCCTCGACCTCCTCGGTCTATGGTGCCAATACGGTCATGCCTTATGCCGAAACGGCAAAGGCCGACACGCAAATGTCGTTCTACGCGGCGACGAAGAAGGCCAATGAATCGATGGCGCATTCCTATGCCCATCTTTACGATCTACCGACAACCATGTTCCGTTTCTTCACGGTTTATGGCCCCTGGGGTCGCCCGGATATGGCCCTGTTCAAATTCACCAAGGCGATCCTCGAAAATACACCGATCGATATCTACAACCATGGCGATATGGCGCGCGACTTCACCTATGTGGACGATCTGGTCGATGGCATCATCCGGTTGATCGAC includes:
- a CDS encoding SDR family NAD(P)-dependent oxidoreductase, with the translated sequence MAQTLPRTALVTGSAGFIGFHVCKQLLADGWRVVGIDALTDYYDVALKTRRHAMLLQNQRFQAVTERIEAEDLLQSLFEEHRPDAVIHLAAQAGVRYSIDNPESYVQANLIGTFRLLEAARAYPPAHMLLASTSSVYGANTVMPYAETAKADTQMSFYAATKKANESMAHSYAHLYDLPTTMFRFFTVYGPWGRPDMALFKFTKAILENTPIDIYNHGDMARDFTYVDDLVDGIIRLIDTVPVRPKTADDIPEGDSLSPVAPWRIVNIGNSEPVQLLDFIAAIETAIGKPAIRNMMEMQPGDVPATWADADLLQRLTGYTPKTKVADGVAEFVAWYRDFYQV